Genomic window (Salvelinus fontinalis isolate EN_2023a chromosome 3, ASM2944872v1, whole genome shotgun sequence):
TATAAAGCATTAATTCACATCACCTCCTTATTGTACTTCCCAATCAAAATATTCAGAGAATATTGAGCAACAATATGAATAGAAAAGATTAAGGAAACTATACTGTTTGCATGGTTATAATGCCATCCACATTCATCCAAACTTTGTTTCATTCCTTTGCTGATGGAGGAACAGATTTGACAGCTTGCTCTCAGCTCATTCTGCATTGATATAGCATCAATCAGTCATCTGAATCACCATGGCACCCACACCTCCCTCCTACAGTAGCCTGCAATCTACAGTCTGAAGATGGCGGGCTGTAGTTCTGTACAGACAACCACATTAGCCATTATAGCCACCCACTCACTCCACAGTGCAACAATAGCTAGGCTAATGGAACctggaggaagtgtgtgtgtgtacgtgtgtgcgtgtgtgtgtgtgtgtgtgtgtgtgtgtgtgtgtgtgtgtgtgtgtgtgtgtgtgtgtgtgtgtgtgtgtgtgtgtgtgtgcgtgcgtgcgtgcgtgcgtgcgtgcgtgcgtgcgtgcgtgcgcgtgcgtgcgtgtgtgtgcgtgcgtgcgtgcgtgtgtgtctgtgtgagacagagagagatagctagaaagcgagagagagagtgtttatgTTTTCGTGCTCGTCTGTGTTCCTGCCTGTACCTGTCTGTATGATTGAAACTGCGAGGAGCTGATCTTTGCCCCCTTGTTAGCATCATCATTATGAGTCATTCTCACAGCGGTACAGGATGGCGAGCTACGGGGAAGGTGGTGTTGCGTTTCACACGGCGTCAACGAGCTCAGTGGCTTTCTCACCTTGTGTTCCACATTCAGATGGTGCTCTGatcgaggaggaggaggggcaaCAGCACAGTTAGACCAACACACACATAGGATATGAAGCAAACACACagcgtgtgttcctgtgtgtagcCCACGCAATGTCTTTACATGACGCACCTTGGAATTACAGCCAGTAAGGACATAATAAACTCTATGCACATTGCCGAATGAAAGagatactgtaggcctacttgtGGAAATGGACATAATGACGATGACACCTGGGTTGACACAAACCTCCTAGATAGTGCAGGGCGAAGACAGTCAGAGGCATATCATGGCATCCATTTAAATAAAGctctcaccatcatcatcaccaccaccatcgtTTTAACATCATCTTCAATTTCAGCCACACAGGGAAACAGGGAGCAACTAAGTGGAATAAAACCAAGTTGCATTACCAAGTATCTTACCCTCTACACAGTAAAGCTAAACTAAGTTGCGTTACCCAGCATCTAATCGTTCAGCACTGTTTGTATTGCGATCCAAATCgtccagacagacagtcattgaGAAGTAGTTTAAATCCAACCGAGTTGCGTTACCCAGCATCTAATCGTTCAGCACTGTTTGTATTGCGATCCAAATCgtccagacagacagtcattgaGAAGTAGCTTGAACCCAACAGAGGTGTGTTACCCAGCATCTGATCCTCTTCTTTCCCCATTCAGATTGTTCAGGCAGGTAGACATGGTGAAGCTGGGCAGTAACCTGGCTGATAAGCTGGATAAAGAACAGTCTATGGACGATGGCTTTGATAACATCCCCCTCATCACCCCTCTGGAGGTGAACCAGCTGCAACAGCCATACTTAGACAAGGTAAcaacgtgcgtgcgtgcgtgcgtgcgtgcgtgcgcgcgtgcgtgtgtgtgtgcgtgcgtgcgtgtgtgcgcaccCAGCAATTATTAAACATCTTCAGTACATCCTGTCTGGatattacattacactacacgtCTGGACACACATCAAGCCTACATCGTTTCTGAGCCTGTCATTGGTCCCTGTACTGTGCCTTGACCCAGCCTCCCTGTTATCCTAATGATTCAGAGTGCTGTGGCATCACTCCACACTATCTCAGAGCCTCTTAGAATACATAGTAGatcacacacccacgcacacacacacacacacacacacacacacacacacacacacacacacacacacacacacacacacacacacacacacacacacacacacacacacacacacacacacacacacacacacacacacacacacacacacacacaccttacagtTCTATTTAAGGCAGCAGCCCAGTTCCGACCCAGCGATCTGACTCGGAGAGCTCTGTGTGCCATGCCGCTGTTCATCCTCAGGTAATCGTGAAGACCACAACAGAGTATCAGCTGCagcagaagaaaaagaagaagttCTACGTGCCGGGAATCAAGAAGCTGAATATAAAACTGTACGACGAGGTATCAGAGAAGGTCAAGGTAAAGTCTTATCTAGGGGCCGGTAGTATGTTTACTGAAGTACTACTGGGAATGGTGATATTcatggtcgtgtgtgtgtgtgtgtgtgtgtgtgtgtgtgtgtgtgtgtgtgtgtgtgtgtgtgtgtgtgtgtgtgtgtgtgtgtgtgtgtgtgtgtgtgtgtgtgtgtgtgtgtgtgtgtgtgtgtgtgtgtgtgtgtgtgtgtgttccagctcACAGGTTTGATCCTCATCACCCTTGGGTTCCTGGCTTgtcttctcctgctggtcatgtACAAGGCTCTGTGGTACGATCAACTTACCTGCCCAGAGGGCTTCGTTCTCAAGGTAggcatcactaacacacacacacacacacaccttctatcTGAACAGCTTATGTCCCGATGGTAAGGTAGACTACTGAAAGCATTATCAtcatcacatacacacataatcacacactGCCTCCTATCCCAGTCAGGCAGTCCTAGAGCTTTTTATTTTAGTTTATTgaacccttatttaactaggcaagttagttaagaacaaattcttatttacaatgacggcctacaccggctaaacccggacgactctgggccaattgtgcgccaccctattggactcccaatcacgggcggttgtgatacagcctggaatcgaaccagggtgtctgtagtgacgcctcaagcactgagatgcagtaccttagaccgctgcgccactgggGGTTACTTTCATTAAAACCACAGACAAGAAGCAGAGGTTGTTTCACTAGCGTTCTCTCACAGAGACCAACAGAGGACTATTGTTTAAGTTCTTATAATCGCCTTCACAAACATAATTATCATCCAGTCCCAATGACTTACTAATACACCCTCTCCTATAGTCCGTACTTACTGTACACCTCATCTAGTACTCATACTCTATTCTGTTGACAAcatattttcccaccagagacTTCTAAGGGATTCTCTCccactctttctgtctcttcaCTCTGGGAACATAAACTCATTATCTCCTTAGGACACCTCCCAGGCATCGTGTGCTCAGGCAACGCTCCACGCCTGTTACTCTCTACAAAGGCCCCCTGTCTTTTAAAGAGCGAGAGGCAGGCAAGGCTTTTTGGTCAGGCAGTAGATTGGGACGCCCGTGAATCAGAGAGAGGCCTTTCATTAAGAATGAGCGTGACTAAACTGTGATTAAAGGCTTAAGACGAGAGGAGGGAGACGGGCAGCGGGGCCTTCCCGGCAAAGGCTTTTGATGTAGACGGGTACAGTGTAGCTCGCAGCGTTTTTCCACGGCTAATGTGTTGTTGGAGACATGAAAAGGGGCAGGAAATAGGAGAGTCAAACGGAGGGTGTCGTGGCGTTGTCTTCCGTTTAGCAGAGCGTAGGCAGCCAGGGTTGTTGTGAGAGGTAATTTCTCACAATACTGATGGGAGGTCAGGTAGTCTGTCAAGAAGCCTTGGATTTCCCTCAGGGGTTTGTTCAGTAGGCCGATGCTACTCAATGGAAAACGCTCTTAAGGAAAACTCACTTGAAGCTTCTCCTGTCAGAGCTTGGCTAATTGGCAGAGTACCTTTCTTTCCCTTCGACAGCTTACGTGTTCATTTATCTAAGGATGGCATCTCAGGTGTCATATCTAATGAGACGAAGCTGGCACATCTATGTTTGAATATGAAGAACCTTACTCATGCTCGCCCACGCTGTGGAATAAGATGTTGTATAACTCACTTGTAATAAGTCGTTTCAGTGAAGGGTAAGGCAGTAACATGTGACTTGCCCTCATCATTTGCCGAGTCCTACCACAACCCATTATGATTACCAGAATCCCTACTGTCCCTAACCGTAAATAGAGGCAACAGTATCATACGTCATCATTTTGCACACCCTCTTCACTGACGCTTCTGCCTTCTGGCTCCTGTCTCTTACAGGGTTGGGGGTCACTTTCCATTcactcaattcaggaagtgattttaAAACGGAACGTTTTTCACATCCTGAAGTAAATAATCAAATTGAcaccatccatcctctctcctcttccccataCAGCACAAGCACTGCACCCCAGCAGCAGTCCTGGAGCCCTGGTACTacacagagcagcagcagcaggaggaccCGGGCGTGTCCCCCCGCTCCAGCAGTCTCTACACCGCCCTGGGTCACCTCAACCAGGCCAAGAGGACCGCCGCCGGCGGCATCATCCCCGAGCTGCCCCCGTCACCATGGTTCCCCGTCATCAATGCCCTGAAGCAAGCCGAGAGGGCCAAAGAGGAGGCAAGTCGTTCgaaggagtgagggatggagggatttcCAGAGGGAAAGGGTTTAGGAAGGGGTGATAAAGGTTGAAGGGAATATGGGATTTCCAAAGGGAAGAGTTAGGAAGaggggatggagatggagatggggaaAAAAAGTGTTGTTTACTTGGGGGAGTTGACTATGAGGTATTCTGGGTAACGCTCCAAATGTCTGTTTAGGTGTCAGCGAACGTGACTCATTTGCAGTAAAGTT
Coding sequences:
- the LOC129836235 gene encoding neuronal vesicle trafficking-associated protein 1-like, producing MVKLGSNLADKLDKEQSMDDGFDNIPLITPLEVNQLQQPYLDKVIVKTTTEYQLQQKKKKKFYVPGIKKLNIKLYDEVSEKVKLTGLILITLGFLACLLLLVMYKALWYDQLTCPEGFVLKHKHCTPAAVLEPWYYTEQQQQEDPGVSPRSSSLYTALGHLNQAKRTAAGGIIPELPPSPWFPVINALKQAERAKEEASRSKE